From a single Candidatus Izimaplasma bacterium HR1 genomic region:
- the rpsU gene encoding 30S ribosomal protein S21 yields MAKTVVKENESIEDALRRFKRDVSRSGTLQEARKREFYVKPSISKKMRRKANAKRK; encoded by the coding sequence ATGGCAAAGACTGTAGTCAAAGAAAATGAATCAATCGAGGACGCTTTAAGACGTTTTAAGCGTGATGTTTCTAGATCAGGTACCCTGCAAGAAGCTCGAAAAAGAGAGTTCTATGTAAAACCTAGTATCTCGAAAAAAATGAGACGTAAAGCAAACGCAAAAAGAAAATAA
- the ybeZ gene encoding PhoH-like protein, with the protein MVELNKLEVRFTNYDNFRMVIGSNDRNIKVLNSLLNINIFSKGEDIFVNTDDSDLITLIEKIFKTLILIAGNNVNISERDVLYVAKLAEDMEPKKISEIYTNRILITKTLTGKPIYAKTLNQKHYINAINNNDLVFGIGPAGTGKTYVAVMNAVSKLRDGSIKKIILTRPAVEAGESLGFLPGDLKEKVDPYLRPLYDALYEAIGNKQTEDLIEKGTIEIAPLAYMRGRTLENAYVILDEAQNTTTNQMKLFLTRLGFNSKMVVTGDITQIDLPKKTYSGLVQAVDLMSNVDGIEIIAFERVDVIRHPLVQKVLERYENYENKYNKLF; encoded by the coding sequence TTGGTTGAATTAAATAAACTTGAAGTGAGATTTACTAATTATGATAACTTCCGTATGGTTATTGGAAGTAATGACCGTAACATCAAGGTGTTAAACTCGTTATTAAATATCAATATCTTTAGTAAGGGAGAAGACATCTTTGTTAATACAGATGATTCTGACTTAATTACTTTAATCGAGAAAATCTTTAAAACGCTTATTTTAATCGCTGGAAACAATGTTAATATCTCAGAAAGAGATGTTCTTTATGTTGCTAAATTGGCAGAGGATATGGAACCTAAAAAAATCTCTGAAATCTACACTAATAGGATATTAATTACAAAGACATTAACAGGGAAACCAATCTATGCAAAAACATTAAACCAAAAGCATTACATTAATGCTATTAATAATAACGATCTAGTCTTTGGGATAGGACCAGCTGGTACAGGGAAAACATATGTAGCAGTTATGAACGCAGTAAGTAAACTTAGAGATGGCAGCATCAAGAAAATCATTTTAACTAGACCAGCTGTTGAAGCTGGTGAGAGTCTAGGGTTTTTACCAGGTGATTTAAAAGAAAAGGTAGATCCATATCTTAGACCATTATATGACGCATTATATGAAGCAATTGGTAATAAACAAACTGAAGATTTAATAGAAAAAGGCACTATTGAAATTGCTCCTCTAGCTTACATGAGAGGGAGAACACTAGAAAATGCTTATGTTATCTTAGATGAAGCCCAAAACACTACGACAAACCAAATGAAGTTGTTCCTAACTCGTTTAGGATTTAATTCTAAAATGGTTGTAACAGGGGATATTACTCAAATCGATTTACCTAAGAAAACATACAGTGGTTTAGTTCAGGCTGTTGATCTTATGAGTAATGTTGACGGAATCGAAATCATTGCTTTTGAACGTGTTGATGTTATTAGACATCCATTAGTACAAAAAGTCCTAGAAAGATATGAGAATTATGAAAATAAATATAATAAACTCTTTTAA
- the ybeY gene encoding Endoribonuclease YbeY — translation MRIMKINIINSFNKEDYSKTINLVLTKAGNITNNQNKSINIILVDNKEIQRLNKEYRNKDYATDVLTFPDGYLNNLGDVFVSIPKSIEQSEDLGHSKERELGFLTIHGFLHTLGYDHHTDEEEKVMTELQDKILNSAKLYR, via the coding sequence ATGAGAATTATGAAAATAAATATAATAAACTCTTTTAATAAAGAAGACTATTCAAAAACAATCAATCTAGTTTTAACAAAAGCTGGAAATATTACCAATAATCAAAACAAAAGTATTAATATTATCTTAGTTGATAATAAAGAAATACAAAGATTAAACAAAGAGTATCGTAATAAAGATTACGCTACTGATGTTCTAACATTTCCTGATGGTTATTTAAATAACTTAGGAGACGTTTTTGTTTCCATTCCTAAATCAATTGAACAGAGTGAAGACTTAGGACATAGTAAAGAACGAGAACTTGGATTCTTAACAATCCATGGTTTCTTACATACTCTAGGGTATGATCATCATACTGATGAAGAAGAAAAAGTGATGACCGAGTTACAAGACAAAATACTAAATTCAGCAAAACTATATAGGTAG
- the cdd gene encoding Cytidine deaminase, which produces MKDLYKIAKGVLPNSYSQYSNFKVAAALRLKNGEIITGVNVENASFGLTNCAERSALFTAYSQGYRKEDIDEILITTEQEDFISPCGACRQVMRELMPDDAKVHFSTVNGETKTVLNKDLLPFAFTEKDL; this is translated from the coding sequence ATGAAAGATTTATACAAAATAGCAAAGGGAGTTTTACCAAACTCTTACTCACAATATTCTAACTTTAAAGTAGCAGCAGCGCTACGTTTAAAAAATGGTGAAATAATTACTGGTGTCAACGTTGAAAATGCATCTTTTGGTTTAACGAATTGTGCCGAAAGAAGTGCACTATTTACAGCATATTCACAAGGATACCGTAAAGAAGACATCGATGAAATATTAATAACAACCGAACAAGAAGATTTTATATCTCCTTGTGGTGCTTGTCGACAAGTAATGAGAGAATTAATGCCAGATGATGCAAAAGTTCATTTCTCTACTGTAAACGGTGAAACTAAAACTGTTTTAAATAAAGACTTGTTACCATTCGCATTTACTGAGAAGGATTTATAA
- the era gene encoding GTPase Era has product MFKSGFVTIIGRPNVGKSTFLNKVLGKKITITSDKPQTTRNNISGIFTRESSQIIFIDTPGIHKPKHKLGEFMTSEAINTLKSVDLIIFMTDGNEEFGRGDQFIIEELKKVRIPVFLIVNKADLTEDITRLKRNIDKFKAAYNFKGIFSISAKRGDNIERLLEDIENELEEGPKYYPEDQITDHPERFIISELVREKVLRLTREEIPHSVMCLIDYMEYDEKNPRLINIHASIIVERDSQKGIIIGKGGAMIKEIGTLARKDILYLLGNKVFLDLHCKVVKNWRNKDFHLRNYGYIEEL; this is encoded by the coding sequence ATGTTTAAATCAGGTTTTGTAACTATCATTGGAAGACCCAACGTTGGTAAATCAACATTTTTAAACAAAGTACTCGGTAAGAAAATCACTATTACAAGTGATAAACCGCAAACAACTAGAAATAATATCTCAGGAATCTTCACAAGAGAATCTTCACAAATTATTTTTATTGATACTCCTGGTATTCATAAACCTAAACATAAACTAGGAGAATTTATGACTAGTGAAGCAATCAACACTTTAAAAAGTGTTGATTTAATCATATTTATGACAGATGGAAATGAAGAGTTTGGACGTGGTGATCAATTCATTATTGAAGAACTTAAAAAAGTAAGAATACCAGTATTCTTAATCGTAAATAAAGCTGATTTAACGGAAGATATTACAAGATTGAAAAGAAATATTGATAAGTTTAAAGCAGCATATAATTTTAAAGGTATCTTCTCAATCTCTGCAAAACGTGGAGACAATATTGAAAGACTTCTTGAGGATATTGAAAACGAACTTGAAGAAGGTCCGAAATACTATCCTGAAGATCAAATAACAGATCATCCAGAACGATTTATTATTAGTGAATTAGTGAGAGAAAAAGTTCTCCGTCTAACAAGAGAGGAAATTCCTCATAGTGTTATGTGTTTAATAGATTACATGGAGTATGACGAAAAGAATCCTCGTTTAATCAATATCCATGCTTCAATTATTGTAGAGAGAGATTCTCAAAAAGGTATAATTATAGGTAAAGGTGGCGCAATGATAAAAGAAATTGGGACTTTAGCTAGAAAAGATATTTTATACTTACTTGGGAATAAAGTATTCTTAGATTTACATTGTAAGGTTGTAAAAAACTGGCGTAATAAAGATTTTCATTTACGTAATTACGGGTATATTGAAGAATTATAA
- the recO gene encoding DNA repair protein RecO, which yields MNIDKAFVLNSLDYKDNSKILYLYTVNGHLSVLAHGVKKLNSINRFLSQNGNLISLSISKGKFPSLKEGHLVNDYESIKKDIYKYTYMNHIMELVRSVISDDLNHEKMFSFLEKLFIKMDEGTDPDILSFIFELKLLYFVGYGLNFKKCNVCNDNENLVFNPSSGGLTCSKHLNFKDPSYDRDIYLILQDLYMIDISVTDIPKLDTPLKAVIRNIIDMLYNEFISFKTKSREIIKQIEKY from the coding sequence ATGAACATCGATAAAGCGTTTGTGTTAAATTCATTGGACTATAAAGATAACAGTAAAATACTTTATCTATATACCGTTAATGGTCATTTAAGTGTGCTTGCACATGGTGTTAAAAAACTTAATAGTATCAATCGTTTTTTAAGCCAAAATGGTAATTTAATTAGCTTATCGATTTCAAAAGGAAAGTTTCCTTCATTAAAAGAAGGACATTTAGTTAATGACTATGAAAGTATCAAAAAGGATATTTACAAATATACTTATATGAACCATATTATGGAATTAGTACGAAGTGTTATTAGTGATGACTTAAATCATGAAAAGATGTTTAGTTTCTTAGAAAAACTGTTTATTAAAATGGATGAAGGAACAGACCCAGATATATTAAGTTTTATTTTTGAATTAAAGCTATTATATTTTGTCGGTTACGGACTAAATTTTAAAAAGTGTAATGTGTGTAATGATAATGAGAATTTAGTTTTCAATCCAAGTAGCGGGGGTCTAACCTGCAGTAAACATTTAAACTTTAAAGATCCTTCTTATGATAGAGATATTTATCTAATTTTACAGGATTTATACATGATTGATATCAGTGTAACTGATATCCCTAAACTAGATACTCCACTAAAAGCAGTTATCCGTAATATCATTGATATGTTGTATAATGAATTTATAAGTTTTAAAACAAAATCACGAGAGATTATTAAACAAATTGAAAAATACTAA
- the glyQS gene encoding Glycine--tRNA ligase — protein MSKIKMEDLVNYAKTYGFVYQGSEIYGGLANTWDYGPLGVELRNNIKQSWWKKFVQENEHNVGLDSGILLNPKAWEASGHIGGFSDPLTDCKSCNSRYRADKLIEDFDNTINADGWSNEKMMLFINDNNIICPKCGKLNYTEIRQFNMMFKTSQGVVTDSSNDIYLRPETAQGVFLNFKNVQRTSRKKIPFGIGQIGKSFRNEITPGNFIFRVREFEQMELEFFCKPGTEMEWFNYWKNESHKFLLSLGLKDEDIKLRDHNLEQLSHYSNATTDIEFKFPWGFDELWGIASRTDYDLKQHQEHSKQNLTYLDPEDNTKYLPYVIEPSLGVERLFLAILTSAFKEETLEGGDTRINLQLAPHLAPYKVAVLPLIKKYHKEKASEMVEYLSKIFSVTYDESGKVGKRYRRQDAIGTPFVITIDDKGVNENVFTVRDRDTMEQVSLSKEKLVPYLLEKLYY, from the coding sequence ATGAGCAAAATTAAAATGGAAGATTTAGTAAACTATGCCAAAACATACGGATTCGTATATCAAGGTAGTGAAATTTATGGTGGTTTAGCCAATACATGGGATTATGGACCACTAGGTGTTGAACTAAGAAACAACATTAAACAATCATGGTGGAAGAAATTTGTGCAAGAGAACGAACATAATGTTGGACTTGACAGTGGTATTCTTCTTAACCCTAAAGCTTGGGAAGCAAGTGGACATATTGGTGGATTTAGCGATCCATTAACTGATTGTAAAAGTTGTAATTCAAGATATCGGGCAGATAAATTAATTGAAGATTTTGATAATACAATTAATGCTGATGGTTGGAGTAACGAAAAAATGATGCTGTTCATTAATGACAACAATATAATTTGTCCTAAATGCGGTAAATTAAATTATACCGAAATCAGACAGTTTAACATGATGTTTAAAACATCTCAAGGTGTAGTTACTGATTCATCAAATGATATTTATTTACGCCCTGAAACAGCACAAGGAGTTTTCCTTAACTTTAAAAATGTCCAAAGAACTTCACGTAAGAAAATACCATTTGGAATTGGCCAAATTGGTAAATCGTTTAGAAATGAAATTACCCCAGGTAACTTTATTTTTAGAGTTCGTGAATTTGAGCAAATGGAATTAGAATTTTTCTGTAAACCAGGAACAGAAATGGAATGGTTTAATTATTGGAAAAATGAATCACATAAATTCTTATTATCTTTAGGATTAAAAGATGAAGATATTAAATTACGTGATCACAATCTAGAACAATTATCTCATTACTCTAACGCAACAACAGATATAGAGTTTAAATTCCCGTGGGGATTTGATGAATTATGGGGTATAGCTTCTCGTACTGATTACGATTTAAAGCAACATCAAGAACATTCTAAGCAAAACTTAACTTATTTAGATCCAGAAGATAATACAAAATATTTACCATACGTTATTGAACCTTCTTTAGGTGTTGAAAGATTATTCTTAGCGATTCTTACTTCAGCATTCAAAGAAGAAACTTTAGAAGGTGGAGACACACGTATTAATTTACAATTAGCTCCCCATCTAGCGCCATATAAAGTAGCAGTTTTACCGTTAATCAAAAAATACCATAAAGAAAAAGCTTCAGAAATGGTTGAATACTTAAGTAAAATATTCTCAGTTACCTATGATGAATCAGGTAAAGTTGGTAAAAGATATCGTCGTCAAGACGCTATTGGTACACCATTTGTTATTACTATTGATGATAAAGGTGTCAATGAAAATGTCTTTACAGTAAGAGATAGAGACACAATGGAACAAGTATCATTATCTAAAGAAAAATTAGTACCATATCTATTAGAAAAATTATATTACTAG
- the dnaG gene encoding DNA primase, with translation MAKISEQKINEILSKTDIVDLIGEKVTLQKKGKGYFGLCPFHNEKTPSFSVEPERKIYNCFSCGEKGNAITFLQKTSNLSFVEAIEDLADRANVEIDLSNMKKVNPLSRLYNINEEALNFYKLYLSNTKPGTVAKKYLEDRGISNEIIQSFEFGLAPAEFELLTKTLTSHGILVSDLYDLGLSKQSKKETFYDLFRERIIIPIKDEKGNTVAFSGRTYLDKDKDSPKYINSPQTKVFTKSNILYNLHNALNAIRMNNRVVLFEGYMDVIAAHRAGIKESVASMGTSLTKEQVKLMKKYTNNVVICYDGDKPGIEATERAITLFANENMQVLIVNLEDGLDPDDYITKYGVEKLANFINDKSIDIVKFKYNMQLKSTDLKQMLDIERLKKNVFDLIKNTSHTNVDIYLQLLAQDAHLSDVSVRQDYEQYTRRSQNQTGRKRIYQPMNRLHITDKFINAERCILNYFMEGYRYVEDFNANFDVLFFISEEVRDIKIAVEDLYIYDEEKESKVITLEELQSVLSDDEYRYYLNEVKYTKNIDLRDDEYMDFKEVLHYYFDNEIQIRQIEKEIALASSSDVKIALAIKRDSVLRPQKGGKHNG, from the coding sequence ATGGCAAAAATTAGCGAACAAAAAATCAATGAAATACTGAGTAAAACAGATATCGTTGATCTTATCGGTGAAAAAGTAACTCTTCAGAAAAAAGGAAAGGGTTATTTTGGTTTGTGTCCATTTCATAATGAGAAAACACCTTCGTTTAGTGTTGAACCAGAAAGAAAAATCTATAATTGCTTCTCTTGTGGAGAAAAAGGTAATGCCATTACTTTTCTTCAAAAAACTAGTAACTTATCATTTGTAGAAGCAATAGAAGATTTAGCTGATAGGGCTAATGTTGAAATTGATCTATCAAATATGAAAAAGGTAAATCCTCTTTCAAGATTGTACAATATTAATGAAGAAGCTCTTAATTTTTATAAGTTATATTTGTCAAATACTAAACCTGGGACAGTCGCTAAAAAGTACTTAGAAGACCGTGGTATCTCTAACGAGATAATCCAATCATTTGAATTTGGATTAGCACCTGCCGAATTCGAGTTATTAACTAAGACATTGACTTCTCACGGTATTTTAGTCTCAGACCTATATGATTTAGGACTATCCAAGCAAAGCAAGAAGGAGACGTTCTATGACTTGTTTAGAGAACGTATCATTATCCCTATTAAAGACGAAAAGGGGAATACAGTTGCTTTTAGCGGGAGAACATATTTAGATAAGGATAAAGACTCTCCTAAATATATCAATAGTCCTCAAACCAAGGTGTTTACTAAATCAAATATCTTATATAATCTTCATAATGCGTTAAATGCTATTAGAATGAATAACCGTGTTGTTTTATTTGAAGGATACATGGATGTTATAGCAGCTCATAGAGCTGGTATAAAGGAAAGTGTCGCATCAATGGGTACATCGTTAACTAAAGAACAAGTTAAGTTAATGAAGAAATATACTAACAATGTTGTTATTTGCTATGATGGAGATAAACCGGGTATTGAAGCTACTGAAAGAGCAATTACCTTATTTGCAAACGAGAACATGCAAGTACTAATTGTCAATCTCGAGGATGGACTAGATCCAGATGATTATATTACAAAATACGGTGTCGAGAAATTAGCAAATTTCATTAATGATAAAAGTATTGATATTGTAAAATTCAAATATAATATGCAACTTAAATCAACCGATTTAAAACAAATGTTAGATATTGAAAGACTTAAGAAAAATGTCTTTGATTTAATAAAAAATACATCACATACCAACGTTGATATCTATCTTCAATTATTAGCTCAAGATGCACATCTTTCAGATGTTTCTGTAAGACAAGATTATGAGCAGTATACAAGAAGATCACAAAATCAAACTGGTAGAAAAAGAATATATCAACCTATGAATAGACTGCATATAACAGATAAATTTATTAACGCAGAGCGTTGTATATTAAACTATTTTATGGAGGGTTATCGTTATGTAGAGGACTTTAATGCTAATTTTGATGTTTTATTCTTTATTTCTGAAGAAGTAAGAGATATTAAAATAGCTGTAGAAGATTTGTACATCTATGATGAAGAAAAAGAATCAAAGGTAATAACACTTGAAGAACTGCAATCAGTGCTGAGTGATGATGAATATAGATACTATTTAAATGAAGTAAAATACACAAAGAACATCGACTTAAGAGACGATGAATATATGGACTTCAAAGAGGTACTACATTATTACTTTGACAATGAAATACAGATTCGACAAATAGAAAAAGAAATAGCTTTGGCCTCAAGTTCTGATGTAAAAATTGCATTAGCAATTAAAAGAGATTCAGTACTAAGACCACAAAAAGGAGGAAAACATAATGGATAA
- the sigA gene encoding RNA polymerase sigma factor SigA produces MDKDKIVQELVEISKSKGYLAVKEILKFVSDDSEDFDLIVAELEKKLVDVVSEEEMVNYKVPENDTDELVPVQEEELDESIVLDLNFSKDIEEELLQDKSFENQISIKVDDPVRMYLKEIGRVDLLQGVKEVELATDIANAEVAKEQFDDLVLSGEEISPEYKLEIERMIYKGELAKNKLVEANLRLVVSIAKRYVGRGMQFLDLIQEGNMGLMKAVGKFDHTKGFKFSTYATWWIRQAITRAIADQARTIRIPVHMVETINKLVRTQRQLIQELKREPHPEEVAERMGISVEKVQIIQKVAQEPISLESPVGEEEDSSLGDFIADPDTLTPMEYTSKEMLKRELDNVLETLTDREEKVLRMRFGLLDGRSRTLEEVGREFGVTRERIRQIEAKALRKLRHPSRSKKLKDFMSGK; encoded by the coding sequence ATGGATAAAGATAAAATCGTCCAAGAGTTAGTGGAAATCAGTAAGAGTAAAGGATATCTAGCAGTTAAGGAAATCCTTAAATTTGTCAGTGATGACAGCGAAGATTTTGATTTAATTGTTGCTGAATTAGAGAAAAAACTAGTAGATGTTGTTAGTGAAGAGGAAATGGTGAACTACAAAGTTCCTGAGAATGATACTGATGAATTAGTTCCTGTTCAAGAGGAAGAACTTGATGAATCTATCGTTTTAGATTTAAACTTTAGTAAAGACATTGAAGAGGAATTATTACAAGATAAATCATTTGAAAACCAAATTTCAATCAAAGTAGATGACCCAGTACGTATGTACTTAAAAGAAATTGGTCGTGTTGATTTACTTCAAGGAGTAAAAGAGGTTGAATTGGCTACAGACATAGCTAATGCAGAAGTTGCTAAAGAGCAATTTGATGACTTAGTGTTATCTGGGGAAGAGATTTCACCAGAATACAAATTAGAGATAGAAAGAATGATTTATAAAGGTGAATTAGCGAAAAATAAATTAGTTGAAGCCAACCTTCGTTTAGTAGTTTCTATTGCTAAAAGATACGTCGGTCGTGGGATGCAATTCTTAGACTTAATTCAAGAAGGAAATATGGGTCTTATGAAGGCTGTTGGTAAGTTTGACCACACTAAAGGATTTAAGTTTTCTACATATGCTACATGGTGGATTAGACAAGCCATAACTAGAGCTATTGCGGATCAAGCAAGAACTATTCGTATCCCTGTTCATATGGTTGAAACTATTAATAAATTGGTCCGTACTCAACGTCAATTAATTCAAGAATTAAAGCGTGAACCACATCCAGAGGAAGTTGCTGAGAGAATGGGAATCAGTGTTGAGAAAGTGCAAATTATTCAAAAAGTTGCACAAGAACCAATCAGTTTAGAATCACCTGTAGGTGAAGAAGAAGATTCAAGTTTAGGAGATTTTATAGCAGATCCAGATACCCTTACTCCAATGGAGTATACGTCTAAAGAGATGCTTAAAAGAGAACTTGATAATGTGCTCGAAACATTAACAGATAGAGAAGAAAAAGTTCTAAGAATGCGTTTTGGATTATTAGACGGACGTAGTAGAACTTTAGAAGAAGTTGGAAGAGAATTTGGAGTTACTCGTGAGCGTATAAGACAAATTGAAGCGAAAGCTCTTCGTAAACTAAGACATCCTTCAAGAAGTAAAAAGTTAAAAGACTTTATGAGTGGTAAATAA
- the trmK gene encoding tRNA (adenine(22)-N(1))-methyltransferase, protein MKLSRRLSLCAKYTDGFLNLADIGTDHALLPIVCVKNGYVIKAQAIDNKRGPFVIAFSNVKRYNQQDRISVKLSDGISEIDEDTDVVVIAGMGGDLISQILSKDDKKNVKRFILQPNNNPEIIRAILKSINYKIYDELVFEDQKKMYDIIVIEQGESDLTEIEIEFGPINLKNKSHYFLKRLNKEYEYLKLVVKNVENIVEKEKIKTRLNQIEEVLS, encoded by the coding sequence ATGAAATTATCGCGTCGTCTTTCGCTATGTGCCAAATATACAGATGGTTTCTTAAATCTGGCGGATATAGGGACTGACCACGCTCTTTTGCCGATCGTTTGTGTTAAGAATGGTTACGTTATAAAAGCACAGGCAATTGACAATAAAAGAGGACCATTTGTTATAGCATTTAGTAATGTAAAAAGATATAATCAGCAAGATAGAATATCTGTAAAACTAAGTGATGGGATCAGTGAAATTGATGAAGATACTGATGTCGTTGTAATTGCAGGAATGGGTGGAGATTTAATTTCACAAATTTTATCAAAAGATGACAAAAAAAATGTTAAGCGATTCATTTTGCAACCGAATAATAATCCTGAAATAATTAGAGCGATTTTGAAATCGATAAATTATAAAATTTATGATGAACTAGTTTTCGAAGATCAAAAGAAAATGTACGATATTATTGTAATCGAACAGGGTGAAAGTGATTTAACAGAAATTGAAATTGAATTCGGTCCAATTAACCTAAAGAATAAATCTCATTATTTTTTGAAGCGATTAAACAAAGAATACGAATATTTGAAGCTAGTAGTAAAAAATGTTGAAAATATAGTAGAAAAAGAGAAAATAAAGACACGTCTAAATCAAATTGAGGAAGTGTTATCATGA
- a CDS encoding Putative GTP cyclohydrolase 1 type 2 yields MIVSEFIKKFEQYFPSNLAYKWDNVGLQVGSDEENITNILLSLDLTNEIIDEAIEKNANFVVVHHPIIFTPLKQINTNTYLGNLLSKIIKNNINIYVAHTNFDLSNFGMNKVLADMLEIEDQKIIELETLDEGLGRYGNLNESMSLGKFIEKVKNVYNLDTVKLISNQKMNYMIGTVAICGGSGSSLLGNDILKYCDIYITGDVTYHHALDAINRGLTVLDVGHHVERHGILSIKSQLETFSQDYRVFLSNLDVNPYKIV; encoded by the coding sequence ATGATAGTTAGTGAATTCATTAAAAAATTCGAACAATATTTTCCAAGTAATTTGGCTTATAAATGGGACAATGTAGGCCTTCAAGTAGGTAGTGATGAAGAAAATATAACTAATATTTTACTATCTTTAGACCTTACAAACGAAATAATTGATGAGGCAATTGAAAAAAATGCTAATTTTGTAGTTGTTCATCATCCTATTATTTTTACACCATTGAAGCAAATTAACACAAATACCTATTTAGGAAATCTGCTTTCTAAAATAATAAAAAACAACATAAATATTTATGTTGCTCATACGAATTTTGATTTAAGTAATTTTGGTATGAATAAGGTACTTGCTGATATGTTGGAAATTGAAGATCAAAAGATAATTGAACTAGAAACTTTGGACGAAGGATTAGGTCGTTATGGTAATTTGAACGAATCTATGTCACTTGGTAAGTTTATTGAAAAAGTAAAGAATGTGTACAACCTGGATACAGTCAAATTGATAAGTAACCAGAAAATGAATTATATGATAGGAACTGTTGCAATATGCGGTGGAAGTGGTAGTAGTTTGCTGGGTAATGACATTCTTAAATATTGTGATATCTACATAACAGGAGACGTCACATATCATCATGCTTTGGATGCCATAAATAGAGGTTTAACTGTTCTTGACGTTGGGCATCATGTTGAAAGACACGGTATTTTAAGTATTAAAAGTCAACTCGAAACTTTCTCACAAGACTACAGAGTTTTTCTAAGTAATCTAGATGTTAATCCATATAAAATTGTATAA
- a CDS encoding Ferredoxin: protein MPRRINNDCIACGACVAECPVDCIAEGDIYVIDEDVCIDCGACEVVCPVDAISEV, encoded by the coding sequence ATGCCTAGAAGAATTAATAATGACTGTATTGCATGTGGTGCTTGTGTAGCTGAATGTCCAGTTGACTGTATCGCTGAAGGTGATATCTACGTAATCGACGAAGACGTTTGCATCGACTGTGGTGCTTGTGAAGTTGTTTGTCCTGTAGACGCTATTTCTGAAGTTTAA
- a CDS encoding Glyoxalase-like domain protein yields the protein MAKVVGIGGVFLQFKGEKKEVQNWYNEFMGLDMTEYGTGFYEGEQLVLLSFKRSNENSPFINLRVDDIDAMFKKFVDNSIEIVDDIKRYDYGKFGQFKDPFGNIIELWEPFTDKYIEMVKKEIVQYKKGKL from the coding sequence ATGGCTAAAGTTGTTGGTATTGGTGGAGTTTTCTTACAATTTAAAGGTGAGAAAAAAGAGGTTCAAAATTGGTATAATGAGTTTATGGGACTTGATATGACTGAATATGGAACTGGGTTTTATGAAGGAGAGCAGTTAGTTTTGCTATCTTTTAAACGTTCAAATGAAAATAGTCCATTTATTAATTTACGAGTAGATGATATAGATGCAATGTTCAAAAAGTTTGTAGATAATAGTATTGAAATTGTTGATGATATCAAACGATATGATTATGGTAAGTTCGGACAATTTAAAGATCCTTTTGGAAATATTATTGAACTTTGGGAACCATTTACAGATAAGTACATCGAAATGGTAAAAAAAGAAATTGTACAATATAAAAAAGGTAAACTCTAA